Below is a genomic region from Microbulbifer sp. ALW1.
AATCATTTCCAGTAGTTTCACACCATAGGTGGGTGGCGGCAGGCGCGGCCCTTTTGCGGTCTGGATGATTTCAGAGCCGCGGCCGTCCCGGAAGTGGCAGTCACCGCAGCTGCGGCTACCTATTTTCACTTCATCAAAATCGGTCGAGCCCTGCTTGTTGGGATCAATGCCGTGGAACAGATGGTGCCCCAGCAAGAAGTCATCCACCATATCCTCGGAGTGCAGAGTAGTGACCGGCTGGGTAAAGATCGCGTTGTACTCCAGGTGCGAGTAGGTTCCATTGTCCGACAGAATCATGCTGGTTGTGGCTTTACCGGCGGGATTCAATCGAGGGTCACCATAGTTTCCCCAACCCAGGCCTACGGTGTAGTAAGAAAAATCGTTGTAGGTCTGGGCACCGGTATTGCCCGCCACTGCAGAAATTTCAAACTGGATTACCTGGCCATAGGAATATACGCCGCCGAAACCGGGGTTCTGGGTCAGCGCAAAAAACTGCTGGCCATTGGGGCCGCCGGCGGTATTGCGCATGGATTCATTGCGAATAACGTTGCCATCCACATCAAAGCCCACCTGCACATTGCCCGGCGTGTCGTCGATCCAGATGTTGTAGCGATCCAGGTTACGCAGCAGGTCATTATTGTGCTGGGCGTCCAGAATTGCCGCGGTGGTTCCGTCGTGGGAAACCGGATGCCGGAAACGCATCCAGTTGGCAGAGCCATCGGTAAACGCCGGGTAATTGTGCGGATCAACGCGACTGCCTTCAGTGGTAAAGAATCCAGTCCAGATCCACTGGTGCGCCGGGTTATTATTCAGCGAGTGGCTCGGGTGCAGGTAACGGAAAAAGTAATTGTAATTACCACTACAGGGAATAGCGGCACTACCCCCGCTGACGGCGACTTTCTTGAAGGTCGCGTTATCGTCCTCGGAGCAGTGCATCTCCAGGCCGGAATCGCCATTGCCTTTGACGATTTGCGGCCCCCAACGCCAACTCAGCTGGCCGTTTTGGATATCAAAGGCAAAACCGTGGGAGGTGGGTGCCGCGCCATTGATCGGCGTGCGCAGAGCGGCAGGTGCGTTAGCGCGCGGCGGCGGACCGACCTGATGATTGGTCAGGGAATTACTGGTCCAGTCCAGGTGCGCAAAATCCGGATCGCCCGGATTTTCAGGCTCGTCGGGATTACCAGTGCCGGAGCCATCCCAGGTAAACGTGTACTTGGGAAAATCACTGGCAGACATCCCCGGCACTTTCAGCTGGGCGGTGTAAGTCTGGCCGGCAACAAGATTGTTATGCAGCCGCTCCCAGCGACCGTCGACCAGCTCCGCGGTGTAACACTCGGCCTCCAGGTCCTTACAGTTGTAGAAGGTACCGCTCGTAGGCCAACCGGGCTGCGCCTTGAACGAATAAACGGCGGCGTTGCTGCCACTGGCAACCACGGCAAAGTCATCGCCCGCGGGGTTCTCCGGTGCG
It encodes:
- a CDS encoding di-heme oxidoredictase family protein, with product MKKILARARGPAARVSACAKKIPFTREIKASVAVAALLCGAPLTSYAASGIQATSSSDGVIYFDDQGWSGSWNYVCLGSNCVAGSLQNGQWQRPVSGLVDGNQYQIQLKVQDNATGQYISPMETVVFSFASSGSSSSSSSSSSSSSSSSSSSSSGGSSGSSSSSSGSSSGSGSSSGAGGNLPPNVSLNDPQGELVAGGSMSVAAVASDSDGNVSFLELFYSAPGTGSEVSAGIVSNTPYSWTLNDLEAGSYGLRVVATDNDNDSAQASRFVEVASAPENPAGDDFAVVASGSNAAVYSFKAQPGWPTSGTFYNCKDLEAECYTAELVDGRWERLHNNLVAGQTYTAQLKVPGMSASDFPKYTFTWDGSGTGNPDEPENPGDPDFAHLDWTSNSLTNHQVGPPPRANAPAALRTPINGAAPTSHGFAFDIQNGQLSWRWGPQIVKGNGDSGLEMHCSEDDNATFKKVAVSGGSAAIPCSGNYNYFFRYLHPSHSLNNNPAHQWIWTGFFTTEGSRVDPHNYPAFTDGSANWMRFRHPVSHDGTTAAILDAQHNNDLLRNLDRYNIWIDDTPGNVQVGFDVDGNVIRNESMRNTAGGPNGQQFFALTQNPGFGGVYSYGQVIQFEISAVAGNTGAQTYNDFSYYTVGLGWGNYGDPRLNPAGKATTSMILSDNGTYSHLEYNAIFTQPVTTLHSEDMVDDFLLGHHLFHGIDPNKQGSTDFDEVKIGSRSCGDCHFRDGRGSEIIQTAKGPRLPPPTYGVKLLEMIEGREAGFSWDGSANTVADQVRNALVADHGVDPDALPGRVLELLTTYTEVLTVPARNPGSYDLPGVAQGDVLFNQVGCAGCHTPVQKTRSDAPTHLRNLTLRPYTDMKVWDLGDGDFRTPPLWGLGHNIRMLEKNGRALLFMHDGASTSLENAIQRHGGDAASARGAYNNLSSAQRSAVKAFIETL